The Fimbriimonas ginsengisoli Gsoil 348 genome window below encodes:
- the jag gene encoding RNA-binding cell elongation regulator Jag/EloR: MQTVEISAKSVQDATKQAADKLGVSPDQVRVTVLEETKGLFGKSTVRVRAEVIEAAPAPVATAPAAAAPAAPKGGRGKKAAPAPEPTPQVVIEEVQATAVSAPVEAPKEPARRGRGKKAEPEAPAPVVEPAESEATETEVLASQSDADTLLLLVRELLDAAQLTVTAKIGSISGKYVNITLDGKDVAFIVGKHGEVLNAFQYLVNIVASRRIERGVRATIDGNDYRRRREEALTQLAQKIAEQVQKRGEEAVLDALPAFERRIVHKALGEISGITTYSEGEEPNRRVVIAPAD, encoded by the coding sequence ATGCAGACGGTGGAGATCTCGGCAAAATCGGTTCAGGACGCGACGAAGCAGGCGGCTGACAAGCTGGGCGTGAGTCCAGACCAGGTGCGAGTTACGGTGCTCGAAGAGACCAAGGGTCTTTTCGGTAAGAGTACGGTACGCGTTCGCGCCGAGGTAATCGAGGCGGCGCCCGCCCCAGTTGCAACGGCTCCCGCGGCGGCTGCGCCCGCCGCTCCGAAAGGCGGACGCGGCAAAAAGGCAGCTCCCGCGCCGGAACCGACTCCTCAGGTCGTTATCGAGGAGGTTCAGGCAACCGCGGTTTCTGCGCCGGTGGAAGCTCCCAAGGAGCCTGCTCGTCGTGGCCGGGGCAAAAAGGCGGAGCCGGAAGCTCCCGCGCCCGTCGTCGAACCGGCAGAGTCCGAAGCTACCGAGACCGAAGTCTTGGCCAGCCAGTCCGACGCCGATACGCTCCTCCTTCTCGTTCGCGAGCTCCTAGACGCCGCGCAGCTCACCGTGACCGCTAAGATCGGCAGCATTTCCGGCAAGTACGTGAACATTACGCTCGACGGAAAAGATGTCGCGTTCATCGTCGGCAAGCACGGCGAGGTTCTGAACGCGTTCCAGTATCTGGTCAACATCGTCGCCAGCCGCCGCATCGAGCGCGGAGTCCGCGCGACGATCGACGGAAACGACTACCGTCGCCGCCGCGAAGAAGCCTTGACCCAGCTCGCCCAGAAGATCGCGGAGCAGGTTCAGAAGCGCGGAGAAGAAGCCGTTCTGGACGCGCTCCCCGCCTTCGAGCGCCGAATCGTGCACAAGGCGCTCGGCGAGATCTCAGGCATCACGACCTACAGCGAAGGCGAAGAGCCCAACCGCCGAGTCGTCATCGCCCCCGCGGACTAA
- a CDS encoding class I SAM-dependent methyltransferase: MGLAPTERFSSRVENYVKYRPHYPDAVLDLLRIECGLSPASVVADIGSGTGISTELLLQSGAVVYAIEPNREMREAAEAMLGDRANFRSMEGTAEATGLPVRSVDLIVAGQAFHWFDHARARQEFQRIVRPDGWVALMWNERISGGSEFLDGYEKILQEYAPEYLEVRHKEFDTAKLAPFFRGSDVRVATYPNGQAFDLDGLKGRVLSSSYAPEAGQPEHEPMMRALEALFARTARDGKVDFLYETQVYFGRI, encoded by the coding sequence ATGGGACTCGCACCGACCGAGCGCTTCTCCAGCCGTGTAGAAAACTACGTCAAGTACCGGCCGCACTACCCGGACGCGGTTCTCGATCTGCTGAGGATCGAATGCGGTTTGAGCCCGGCGAGCGTCGTCGCCGATATCGGGTCGGGGACCGGCATTTCGACCGAGCTTCTGCTCCAATCGGGCGCCGTCGTCTACGCGATCGAACCGAACCGCGAAATGAGGGAAGCCGCCGAGGCGATGCTTGGCGATCGGGCTAATTTCAGGAGCATGGAGGGGACCGCCGAGGCAACCGGACTTCCCGTCCGGAGCGTGGACCTGATCGTCGCCGGCCAGGCATTCCACTGGTTCGATCACGCCCGGGCTCGTCAAGAGTTCCAGCGAATCGTCCGTCCTGACGGGTGGGTAGCGTTGATGTGGAACGAGCGGATATCCGGCGGTTCGGAGTTCTTGGACGGGTATGAGAAGATCCTCCAAGAATATGCCCCGGAGTATCTCGAGGTACGCCACAAAGAGTTCGACACGGCAAAACTCGCGCCGTTCTTTCGTGGCTCCGACGTACGGGTGGCGACCTATCCCAATGGACAAGCGTTCGACTTAGACGGCCTAAAAGGACGGGTCCTGTCCTCTTCCTATGCTCCGGAAGCAGGGCAGCCGGAGCACGAGCCGATGATGCGAGCGCTCGAAGCGCTCTTCGCGCGAACCGCGCGGGATGGCAAGGTCGACTTCCTGTACGAGACGCAGGTTTACTTCGGCAGGATCTGA
- a CDS encoding S66 peptidase family protein: MLPRPIAPGATLGLVSPASPLPDGELEAGRAAVEAMGFRTKLMPHACDRHDSYAGTDSDRAADLHRAFDDPQVDGVLCTRGGYGCARLIPYLDLDRLAASDKPFIGFSDITTLHLALNRRGRVTLHGPMIYTFAKPRAEWVSTSFIEALAGRFKTPLEAPSGVTVRPGVARGELSGGCLTLLADSLGNRDAFVGRGKLVVLEDVGEQPHRVDAQLTHLLNAGAFDGVAGFVVGEFTETDEKRRDIDLDWRTIVRERLDPLGVPMIFNYPIGHIDAMLTLPLGHPATLDANAGALSY, from the coding sequence ATGCTTCCACGCCCGATCGCTCCCGGCGCTACCCTCGGCCTCGTCTCACCGGCCTCGCCCCTTCCGGATGGGGAGCTGGAAGCCGGGAGAGCGGCGGTAGAGGCGATGGGCTTCCGCACGAAGCTGATGCCGCACGCCTGCGATCGGCACGATTCGTACGCCGGAACCGATTCCGACCGGGCGGCGGACCTGCATCGCGCCTTCGACGATCCTCAGGTGGACGGCGTCCTATGCACCCGTGGCGGCTACGGCTGCGCACGGCTCATCCCTTATTTGGACCTGGACCGATTGGCGGCTTCGGATAAGCCGTTTATCGGCTTCAGCGATATTACGACTCTTCACCTCGCGCTCAATCGCCGCGGCCGCGTCACCCTGCACGGCCCGATGATCTACACCTTCGCCAAGCCCCGCGCGGAATGGGTCTCGACCTCTTTCATCGAGGCGTTAGCCGGCCGTTTCAAAACCCCGTTGGAAGCCCCCTCCGGCGTCACCGTTCGCCCCGGCGTTGCCCGCGGAGAGCTCTCCGGCGGGTGCCTCACACTCCTGGCCGATAGCCTGGGAAACCGAGACGCTTTCGTCGGCCGCGGCAAGCTCGTGGTGCTGGAGGATGTCGGCGAGCAGCCTCACCGGGTCGACGCCCAACTGACGCACCTACTCAACGCCGGGGCTTTCGATGGAGTAGCCGGCTTCGTCGTCGGCGAATTCACCGAAACCGATGAGAAGCGGCGCGACATCGACCTTGACTGGCGAACGATCGTCCGCGAACGCCTCGATCCGCTCGGCGTGCCGATGATCTTCAACTACCCGATCGGGCACATCGATGCCATGTTAACTCTCCCGCTCGGCCACCCCGCCACCCTGGACGCCAACGCTGGCGCCTTATCGTATTAA
- a CDS encoding S66 peptidase family protein, with the protein MPLRLLRPGDTVALVTPASPLSAEKLEFVTEVLVAEGYRVKVMPHALEVDDYLAGDDASRAKDLQEAFDDDEVGAVFCTRGGYGCARLLPHLDLDRIVGANKMLLGFSDVTTLHVALNRRGMPTVHSPMALTLFYPREPWVIESLRRVLRNDLTLPAEAPKPVTVVGGIAEGPVVGGCMCLLTDSIGTPEPLETEGKILLIEDVDEHPHRIDAMLTHLLNSGLAQRAAGFLVGEMTRTDERVDEAIGGKPWRTIFRERLGSLGKPMVTDFPLGHAKNMLTLPLGIRARLDATDGTLTYLEPLCA; encoded by the coding sequence ATGCCACTTCGACTTCTTCGGCCAGGCGACACCGTCGCTTTGGTGACTCCCGCTTCCCCCCTGAGCGCGGAGAAGCTGGAGTTTGTCACCGAAGTGCTGGTCGCGGAAGGGTACCGAGTCAAGGTGATGCCCCACGCACTGGAAGTCGATGACTACCTCGCCGGCGACGACGCCTCTCGGGCGAAGGATCTGCAAGAGGCGTTCGATGACGACGAGGTCGGCGCCGTGTTCTGCACCCGGGGCGGATACGGGTGCGCCCGTCTTCTCCCACATCTCGATCTAGACCGGATCGTGGGTGCTAACAAGATGCTGCTCGGCTTCAGCGACGTCACCACCCTTCACGTGGCGCTCAACCGCCGTGGCATGCCCACCGTGCACTCCCCGATGGCTCTCACCCTTTTCTATCCGCGGGAGCCATGGGTAATCGAGTCGCTACGCCGGGTGCTCCGAAACGACTTGACGCTACCGGCCGAAGCCCCCAAGCCGGTAACCGTCGTCGGCGGGATTGCGGAGGGACCGGTCGTAGGGGGGTGCATGTGCCTCCTGACCGACTCGATCGGCACACCGGAGCCGCTGGAAACCGAAGGGAAAATCCTACTGATCGAGGACGTCGACGAGCATCCTCACCGTATCGACGCCATGCTGACCCACCTGTTGAACTCCGGTCTCGCGCAAAGAGCGGCCGGATTCCTCGTTGGAGAAATGACGCGGACCGACGAGCGAGTCGACGAAGCGATCGGCGGAAAGCCTTGGCGCACGATTTTTCGGGAGCGCCTCGGCTCCCTTGGTAAGCCGATGGTTACCGACTTCCCTTTAGGCCACGCGAAGAATATGCTTACGTTACCCCTGGGGATTCGGGCTCGCCTGGATGCTACGGACGGCACCCTTACCTATCTGGAACCGCTATGCGCCTAA
- a CDS encoding phosphodiester glycosidase family protein — translation MRLIYRPFAAALLAFAPFHAGPWRPAQVWEKTLAPGLVYRMEVDPNLPRTVHALRISPGSPVLRWSAELAGKTINEEGTVKGKLTPTLMAVQSGAIAAVNGDFFSYDHGAPIGQMVRAGELITTATRPRAVFGWGPKDVAVGFASSSGTVDSGEGSPVRLESVNQPVSANGVVLYTPAVGIAATDKPNVTLVLKIADAHISPSTSIEATLDYALPDSHRTPVPAGRALLIATGDAMAKIAAFHPGERIKIRLKTDGFDWEKYENVIGGGPVLLRDGDQVVDAAEEGFKSDFLVRHPRTAIGKTPEGDVWIVTVDGRQACSVGATLEEMAQLMKRLGCVDAINLDGGGSSALNLFGVTVNRPSDGVERPVANGILIFGPRPAPTVGARKILVRPNPNGTLQARVEIGGKPVENADVLWTARGAAWIDQGGLVHPIHAGKARILARAFGEPADIEVTIPGAVRDPRQVPAADRG, via the coding sequence ATGCGCCTAATCTATCGCCCGTTCGCCGCCGCATTGCTCGCGTTCGCCCCGTTCCACGCCGGGCCATGGCGGCCGGCCCAGGTTTGGGAAAAGACGCTCGCCCCCGGTTTGGTCTATCGCATGGAGGTCGACCCGAACCTGCCACGTACGGTGCACGCCCTGAGGATCTCTCCGGGGAGTCCGGTGCTACGGTGGTCGGCCGAGTTGGCGGGGAAGACGATTAACGAGGAGGGAACGGTGAAAGGGAAGCTCACGCCGACCCTGATGGCCGTTCAGTCGGGCGCGATCGCCGCCGTCAACGGCGACTTCTTCTCGTACGACCACGGAGCGCCGATCGGCCAGATGGTTCGTGCGGGCGAGTTGATCACGACCGCCACGCGCCCTCGAGCCGTGTTTGGTTGGGGTCCGAAAGATGTCGCGGTTGGCTTCGCCAGCTCGTCGGGAACGGTCGACAGCGGCGAGGGGTCTCCCGTGCGGTTGGAGAGCGTGAACCAGCCGGTGAGCGCCAACGGGGTGGTGCTTTACACCCCGGCCGTCGGGATCGCCGCGACGGATAAGCCGAACGTGACCTTGGTGCTAAAGATCGCCGACGCGCACATTTCGCCCAGCACGTCGATCGAGGCAACGCTCGACTACGCGCTTCCCGATAGCCACCGAACGCCGGTTCCGGCGGGCCGAGCGCTGCTCATCGCCACCGGCGACGCAATGGCCAAAATTGCCGCCTTCCACCCCGGCGAGCGGATCAAGATCCGCCTGAAAACGGATGGATTCGACTGGGAGAAGTACGAGAACGTCATTGGCGGTGGGCCGGTGTTGCTGCGCGATGGAGACCAGGTAGTCGACGCCGCCGAAGAAGGTTTCAAGAGCGACTTCCTCGTTCGCCACCCGAGGACGGCGATCGGAAAGACTCCCGAGGGGGACGTGTGGATCGTAACCGTCGACGGCCGACAGGCTTGCAGCGTTGGAGCGACGCTGGAAGAGATGGCTCAGCTAATGAAGCGGCTTGGCTGCGTGGATGCCATCAATCTCGATGGCGGCGGAAGTAGCGCCTTAAACCTCTTCGGAGTGACCGTCAACCGGCCGAGCGACGGAGTCGAGCGACCGGTTGCGAACGGAATTCTCATCTTTGGCCCTCGTCCGGCGCCCACCGTAGGCGCGCGCAAGATCCTGGTGCGCCCTAACCCGAACGGGACGTTGCAGGCCAGAGTCGAAATCGGCGGAAAGCCGGTGGAGAACGCCGACGTTCTCTGGACCGCCCGAGGCGCCGCTTGGATCGACCAAGGCGGTCTAGTCCACCCCATCCACGCCGGTAAAGCCCGCATCCTCGCCCGAGCCTTCGGCGAGCCGGCCGACATCGAGGTAACGATTCCCGGAGCCGTCCGCGACCCTAGGCAGGTGCCAGCCGCGGATCGAGGGTAA
- a CDS encoding glycoside hydrolase family 16 protein has product MSLINEPREGTKWVLAFSDEFNAPISSPPDPKKWTHEVGGGGFGNNELQSYTAGSKNAFHDGKGHLIIEARKEPTTGPDGIAREYSSARLVTRGKFSQAYGRFEARIKQPIGQGIWPAFWLLGDDIGHVGWPTCGEVDIMEYRGQHPKVQVGSAHGPGYSGDQCKSGKTELKEGTLADGYHTYAIEWEPNQIRWFLDDHCYHTVTPADLGGKKWVYDHPFFIILNMAVGGNYGGNPDATTQLPQRLTVDWVKVFRKA; this is encoded by the coding sequence ATGAGCTTGATCAACGAACCGCGCGAGGGTACCAAGTGGGTGCTTGCTTTCTCCGACGAGTTCAATGCTCCCATCTCGTCGCCCCCTGACCCAAAGAAGTGGACCCACGAAGTGGGTGGAGGCGGATTTGGAAATAACGAGCTCCAAAGCTACACCGCCGGCAGCAAGAACGCTTTTCACGACGGGAAAGGGCATCTGATCATCGAAGCCCGCAAAGAGCCGACCACCGGACCGGACGGCATCGCCCGTGAGTACAGCTCCGCCCGACTGGTTACAAGGGGGAAATTCTCCCAGGCTTACGGACGGTTCGAGGCGAGGATCAAGCAACCGATCGGGCAAGGGATTTGGCCGGCGTTTTGGCTCCTGGGGGACGATATCGGCCACGTCGGTTGGCCGACCTGCGGCGAAGTCGACATCATGGAGTACCGAGGGCAGCACCCCAAGGTCCAAGTGGGCAGCGCCCACGGCCCCGGATACTCAGGGGATCAGTGCAAGAGCGGGAAAACCGAGCTGAAAGAAGGAACCCTCGCCGACGGCTACCACACCTACGCGATCGAATGGGAGCCGAACCAGATCCGGTGGTTCTTGGACGACCACTGCTACCACACCGTCACCCCGGCGGACCTCGGAGGTAAGAAGTGGGTGTACGACCACCCATTCTTCATCATCCTGAACATGGCGGTAGGCGGAAACTACGGCGGAAACCCCGACGCCACCACCCAGCTTCCTCAGCGGCTGACGGTGGACTGGGTGAAAGTGTTTAGGAAGGCGTAG
- a CDS encoding DUF1501 domain-containing protein, which produces MSDLFTRRDLIKGGTMIAVGLVAPRWLSTIAQADMIRVGQGGKATGDTVLVVCQLSGGNDGLNTVVPYANKAYYTLRPTLGLTEDKILKLNESQGLHPGLKGLHELFQQGKVAIINNVGYPKANRSHFKSMEIWQSASPEGTMKGGWIGRHFDEQLRHGPLNPVVGLGLSTDKPLALNAQSASIPCFASLADLKNMVGDPDTERMLREIQGMDAMQGTATHAVQQASKSALDVISILQKQLGGYTPKETYGNDAFGMGFKQIAQLIATSPQTRVVYFSAGGFDTHARQPDTHAKLLTGFGDAINSFQKELEAVGKADKVVTVVFSEFGRRAAENASQGTDHGQAAPMFLIGSKVKGGIHGPVPDLQALADGDVMFTQDFRGVYAATLDQWMGGDSEIVLGQKFGHPDVFK; this is translated from the coding sequence ATGAGCGATCTGTTCACGAGACGAGACTTGATTAAAGGCGGAACGATGATCGCCGTCGGCCTGGTGGCGCCGCGGTGGCTATCGACGATCGCTCAGGCGGACATGATCCGCGTCGGGCAGGGCGGAAAGGCGACCGGAGACACCGTCCTTGTCGTCTGCCAGCTTTCTGGCGGCAACGATGGGCTGAACACGGTCGTGCCATACGCTAACAAAGCTTATTACACGCTCCGCCCAACCCTCGGCCTCACCGAGGACAAGATCCTGAAGCTGAACGAGAGCCAAGGGCTTCATCCCGGGCTTAAGGGGCTCCACGAGCTTTTCCAACAGGGCAAAGTCGCCATCATCAACAACGTCGGCTATCCCAAGGCGAATCGCTCTCACTTCAAGAGCATGGAGATTTGGCAGTCGGCCAGCCCGGAAGGAACGATGAAGGGGGGCTGGATCGGCCGCCACTTCGACGAGCAGCTCCGGCACGGGCCGCTCAATCCGGTCGTGGGACTCGGCCTTTCGACCGATAAGCCGCTCGCGCTGAATGCCCAGAGCGCCAGCATCCCATGCTTCGCCAGCCTTGCGGACCTAAAGAACATGGTCGGCGACCCGGATACGGAGCGAATGCTCCGGGAGATCCAAGGGATGGACGCCATGCAGGGGACGGCGACCCACGCCGTGCAACAGGCGAGCAAATCCGCGCTCGACGTGATTTCGATTCTGCAGAAGCAGCTTGGCGGGTATACGCCGAAGGAGACTTACGGCAACGACGCGTTCGGCATGGGGTTCAAGCAAATCGCCCAGCTCATCGCCACCTCGCCCCAAACGCGGGTGGTCTACTTCTCCGCCGGCGGCTTCGACACCCACGCCCGCCAGCCGGACACGCACGCAAAGCTTCTGACCGGGTTCGGCGATGCGATCAACTCGTTCCAGAAGGAGTTGGAAGCGGTTGGCAAAGCCGATAAGGTGGTCACCGTGGTCTTCTCCGAATTCGGACGCCGAGCGGCCGAGAACGCCAGCCAGGGTACGGACCACGGCCAAGCCGCTCCGATGTTCTTGATCGGTAGCAAAGTCAAAGGCGGAATCCATGGCCCGGTACCGGATCTCCAAGCGCTGGCGGACGGCGACGTCATGTTCACTCAGGATTTCCGCGGAGTGTACGCGGCGACCTTGGATCAGTGGATGGGCGGCGATTCGGAAATCGTTTTGGGTCAGAAGTTCGGGCACCCCGACGTGTTCAAGTAA
- a CDS encoding prolyl oligopeptidase family serine peptidase has protein sequence MPLIYSAAVFAALSFQQAVTTPTEPPLNSNPVIAAAESAAGLHLDDLYPRKPFFGRGATGSEWSKDNRYLAYVWAPYDTKGGSDLYIYDAQEHKTTRLTSPEVMGRFDRDIAKAVERYKKETDEEARMLRMNDLEFREWRLKRKEEDEKRKEPLPSYPGVGELEWSPKGHDLLFTWKGDVFRTNVAESKLIRLTRTKESENGIKWLPNAEGYTFQRSGGVFRVRFDTGAMEQLNPELPTGVSYTGYSLSPDGTKLMVTGSKPGPQSRMVDYISYRERFAQAKKAEREVADDPFSGEAYVYIYDLTQDSLDEVKGEGKPWEVWKWPGGKEWQQTAVNDQPWSPDSKRLVFGTWRRTAREQEIIVADTEKKTLKSIYKGKPDGEMNTPGMADPFFTKDGNQVIALLDTSGFRHAWLLDPATEGATPLTKGDFEVYPVKQSADGKTLIVTAQKEDSARMDVYRVEIASGAMERMTHREGNYGRPAVSDDGSRLATTFVSWDSPSELYVLDGGREEKITDSHRVGAFEKINTLKPKLFTYKNRNGQTIHGFMFLPPGWKKSDRRPLMIYVYGGPLGTSKSVEVGAFNSSAYLFNMYLAKVFGYVTVTIDPRGQSGYGNVFGKANYEQPGKAQVEDLTDGVKYLVSNFGVDSKKVAVNGWSFGGFQTQMCMYTAPDVFTLGIAGAGPTEWQNYNNWYSTGTIGPVPNAKPDDLDKYSLTYLAKNLRSPLLLLHGMEDTNVLFQDTIKVYRKLLQYGRGPLVELAFDPTGSHGLGGDIDTRDRHAIYLGFINKWWGPYRR, from the coding sequence ATGCCCTTGATCTATTCGGCGGCGGTTTTTGCCGCGCTTTCATTTCAGCAGGCGGTTACAACGCCGACGGAGCCGCCTCTCAACTCCAATCCCGTCATCGCCGCCGCGGAGAGTGCGGCGGGGCTTCACCTCGACGATCTTTATCCTCGCAAGCCGTTTTTCGGGCGTGGGGCAACGGGGAGCGAGTGGTCGAAGGATAACCGGTACCTGGCTTACGTTTGGGCGCCTTACGACACCAAAGGGGGTAGCGACCTCTATATTTACGACGCTCAGGAGCACAAAACCACCCGTTTGACCAGCCCCGAGGTGATGGGACGGTTCGATCGCGACATCGCGAAGGCGGTCGAGCGGTACAAGAAAGAGACCGACGAGGAAGCGCGGATGCTGCGCATGAACGACCTCGAATTCCGAGAGTGGCGCCTCAAACGCAAGGAAGAAGACGAAAAGCGAAAAGAACCGCTCCCGAGCTACCCGGGCGTCGGCGAATTGGAGTGGAGCCCGAAAGGTCACGACCTTCTGTTCACGTGGAAAGGGGATGTGTTCAGAACCAACGTCGCGGAGAGCAAGCTCATCCGGCTGACTCGCACTAAAGAGTCGGAGAACGGCATCAAATGGCTTCCAAACGCGGAAGGGTACACGTTCCAGCGTAGCGGTGGCGTCTTCCGAGTTCGATTCGACACCGGAGCGATGGAGCAGTTGAATCCGGAGCTCCCTACCGGCGTCTCCTACACCGGCTATAGCCTTTCTCCCGACGGAACGAAGCTGATGGTTACCGGCTCCAAGCCGGGTCCGCAGAGCCGAATGGTGGACTACATTTCTTACCGAGAACGGTTCGCTCAGGCGAAGAAAGCGGAGCGTGAAGTGGCCGACGATCCGTTTAGCGGCGAGGCTTACGTTTACATCTACGATCTGACCCAAGACTCCCTGGACGAGGTGAAGGGGGAAGGCAAGCCTTGGGAAGTTTGGAAATGGCCCGGCGGCAAGGAGTGGCAACAGACCGCCGTCAACGACCAGCCGTGGTCACCCGACTCGAAGCGATTGGTCTTCGGCACCTGGCGGCGCACCGCGCGCGAGCAAGAGATCATCGTCGCCGATACCGAAAAGAAGACATTGAAGTCGATCTACAAGGGGAAGCCGGACGGCGAGATGAACACCCCCGGGATGGCGGATCCGTTCTTCACCAAAGACGGGAACCAGGTGATCGCTCTGCTCGACACGAGCGGATTTCGCCACGCATGGCTACTCGACCCGGCCACCGAAGGAGCCACGCCTTTAACCAAGGGAGACTTCGAGGTCTACCCGGTCAAGCAATCGGCGGACGGGAAAACGCTCATCGTAACCGCACAGAAGGAAGATTCAGCCCGGATGGATGTGTACCGCGTGGAGATCGCGTCCGGAGCCATGGAGCGAATGACGCATCGGGAGGGGAACTACGGACGTCCCGCCGTCTCGGACGACGGCAGCCGATTGGCCACCACTTTCGTTAGCTGGGACTCGCCTTCGGAACTGTATGTGCTCGACGGCGGGCGGGAAGAGAAGATCACCGATTCTCACCGGGTAGGGGCTTTCGAGAAGATCAACACGCTCAAACCGAAGCTCTTCACGTACAAAAACCGGAATGGACAGACGATCCATGGCTTTATGTTCCTGCCCCCGGGTTGGAAGAAGAGCGATCGTCGCCCGTTGATGATCTACGTTTACGGCGGTCCGCTCGGAACGAGCAAGTCGGTCGAAGTGGGGGCGTTCAACTCCTCCGCGTACCTGTTCAACATGTACCTGGCCAAGGTTTTCGGCTACGTTACCGTCACCATCGACCCACGGGGCCAGAGCGGGTACGGGAACGTCTTCGGCAAGGCGAACTACGAACAGCCGGGTAAGGCGCAGGTCGAGGATCTCACCGACGGGGTGAAGTATCTAGTCTCCAACTTCGGCGTCGACTCGAAAAAGGTCGCCGTAAACGGTTGGAGCTTCGGCGGGTTTCAGACCCAGATGTGCATGTACACCGCGCCCGACGTCTTCACGCTCGGCATCGCCGGCGCGGGGCCGACGGAGTGGCAGAATTACAATAACTGGTACTCGACCGGCACCATCGGTCCCGTGCCAAACGCCAAGCCGGACGATCTGGACAAGTACTCGCTCACGTACCTAGCCAAGAACCTACGGTCTCCGCTCCTGCTGCTGCACGGCATGGAGGACACGAACGTGTTGTTCCAGGACACGATCAAGGTGTACCGAAAGCTCCTGCAGTACGGCCGTGGTCCGCTTGTGGAACTCGCCTTCGACCCGACCGGTAGCCACGGTCTCGGCGGAGATATCGACACCCGCGACCGCCACGCGATTTACCTCGGGTTCATCAACAAATGGTGGGGGCCGTACCGGCGTTGA
- a CDS encoding acetamidase/formamidase family protein, with protein sequence MSTWRLEPNRETVHGVFSRDVSPVLTIDSGDTVVFQTLDAGWSVEPRTSAEPNDRPRKLAPRDPSWTGHALTGPIAIRGAKAGMTLEVSIDEIQIGSWGWTSAGGWPHDCHKRLGFVDSGETFMLWSLDRDRMVGRNQHGHEVALRPFMGVMGMPTDEPGEYSTAPPRATGGNLDCKELVQGTTLYLPVEVPGALFSVGDGHAAQGDGELCVTAIECPMERVQLTFRLRDDFPIATPHARAPDAWITLGLHEDLQEATYRAIEAMLDLMVREHGFSRGDAYALASLVVDLRITQIVNGVRGVHAVLRDGAVRG encoded by the coding sequence ATGAGCACATGGCGTCTTGAGCCGAACCGAGAGACGGTTCACGGGGTTTTTTCGCGGGATGTTTCCCCCGTACTCACGATCGACTCGGGAGACACCGTGGTTTTTCAAACTCTTGACGCCGGATGGAGCGTCGAACCCCGCACTTCCGCCGAGCCTAACGACCGCCCCCGCAAACTGGCGCCGCGGGATCCTTCGTGGACGGGGCATGCGCTGACGGGGCCCATCGCGATCCGCGGCGCGAAAGCAGGCATGACCTTGGAGGTCTCGATCGATGAAATTCAGATCGGCTCTTGGGGATGGACTTCGGCCGGCGGATGGCCTCATGACTGTCACAAACGCTTGGGGTTTGTGGATAGCGGCGAGACTTTCATGCTCTGGTCCTTGGATCGCGATCGGATGGTCGGCCGGAATCAGCACGGACATGAAGTCGCTCTGCGGCCATTTATGGGCGTCATGGGGATGCCGACGGATGAACCGGGAGAGTACTCCACGGCTCCGCCTCGCGCAACCGGCGGCAACCTCGATTGCAAAGAGCTCGTCCAGGGAACCACCCTCTACCTTCCGGTTGAGGTACCAGGAGCGCTCTTTTCCGTCGGCGACGGCCACGCCGCGCAGGGAGACGGGGAGCTATGCGTCACCGCGATCGAGTGCCCCATGGAGCGTGTCCAACTCACCTTTCGGCTCCGAGACGACTTCCCTATCGCCACCCCGCACGCGCGAGCGCCAGACGCTTGGATCACCCTTGGACTTCACGAGGATCTTCAGGAAGCCACCTACCGAGCGATCGAAGCGATGCTCGACCTGATGGTCCGAGAGCACGGCTTCTCCAGAGGCGACGCCTATGCCCTCGCAAGCCTAGTCGTCGACCTACGAATCACTCAGATCGTAAACGGCGTCCGCGGGGTGCATGCGGTGTTGAGGGATGGGGCGGTGAGGGGCTAG
- a CDS encoding DinB family protein yields the protein MEALLDTWRINDRINRYLLDSIPPEALATALSKGKSVSGNLTHIHNVRLMWLKAAAPDLHEGQTKFDKEPVDHAALTERITSSGMAIEELVRRAGTPDGKIKGFKPHAAAFVGYLIAHESFHRAMVEIALRQAGIPLDDKSAYGAWEWGSR from the coding sequence ATGGAAGCGTTGTTGGATACCTGGCGCATCAACGATCGGATTAATCGTTATTTGCTTGACTCCATTCCTCCCGAGGCGTTGGCAACCGCGCTTTCAAAGGGAAAATCGGTATCGGGAAATCTGACCCACATTCACAACGTGCGCCTAATGTGGCTCAAAGCCGCCGCCCCCGATCTGCACGAAGGGCAGACGAAATTCGATAAGGAGCCGGTCGACCATGCGGCGCTTACCGAGCGGATTACCTCGTCCGGAATGGCGATCGAAGAGCTGGTCCGGCGGGCGGGAACTCCCGATGGGAAGATCAAGGGATTTAAGCCGCATGCCGCCGCCTTCGTCGGCTATCTCATCGCCCACGAGTCGTTTCACCGTGCCATGGTCGAGATCGCGCTGCGGCAAGCGGGAATCCCGCTCGACGACAAATCCGCCTACGGCGCTTGGGAGTGGGGGAGCCGGTAG